A single Candoia aspera isolate rCanAsp1 chromosome 7, rCanAsp1.hap2, whole genome shotgun sequence DNA region contains:
- the RERG gene encoding ras-related and estrogen-regulated growth inhibitor: MAKSAEVKLAIFGRAGVGKSALVVRFLTKRFIWEYDPTLESTYRHQATIDDEVVSMEILDTAGQEDVIQKEGHVRWGEGFVLVYDITDRGSFEEVLPLKNLLDEVKKPKNVTLILVGNKADLDHSRQVSTEEGEKLATELACAFYECSACTGEGNIMEAFYELCREVRRRKMVQGKTRRRSSTTHVKQAINKMLTKISS; encoded by the exons CTCTCGTTGTACGTTTTCTGACCAAACGGTTCATTTGGGAGTATGACCCTACTCTTG agtCCACTTATCGTCATCAAGCCACCATTGATGATGAAGTTGTTTCCATGGAAATACTAGATACAGCTGGGCAG GAGGATGTCATTCAGAAGGAAGGGCATGTACGGTGGGGTGAAGGATTTGTGCTGGTGTATGACATCACAGATAGAGGCAGCTTTGAAGAAGTCCTTCCCCTAAAGAACTTGTTAGATGAAGTCAAAAAACCCAAGAACGTTACTTTGATCCTAGTTGGGAACAAAGCAGACCTGGACCACTCCAGGCAGGTCAGTACTGAAGAAGGGGAGAAGCTGGCCACGGAACTAGCTTGCGCCTTTTACGAATGCTCTGCATGTACAGGAGAAGGCAACATTATGGAAGCTTTTTATGAGCTTTGCCGGGAAGTGCGACGCCGCAAAATGGTTCAAGGCAAGACTCGGAGGCGAAGTTCCACTACTCACGTGAAGCAAGCAATTAACAAGATGCTTACCAAAATTAGCAGCTAA